A genomic stretch from Rhodomicrobium vannielii ATCC 17100 includes:
- a CDS encoding pyridoxal phosphate-dependent decarboxylase family protein encodes MDAQDFRRFGHQLIDWVADYREGLASRPVMSEAQPGDIRAKFPAHPPQKGGRLDEAVAALDRDVLPGITHWNHPSFFAYFPSNTSYASILADLVIAGLGAQGMSWQTSPAATEVEEVVMDWLRQMVGLGEAFTGVIHDTASTATLTALLSARERASNFSQNGRGLQSGDAPLVVYASDQSHSSIEKAALLAGFGRDHLRLIETDDDHAIRLDLLEAAIAEDVRRGLRPCAVIACIGTTGTTAVDPLAKIADIAARFGPWLHVDAAMAGTAMVLPECRDHWTGIERADSLVFNPHKWMGVGFDFSAYYVRDPEHLIRVMSTNPSYLQTKQDGAVKNYRDWHIQLGRRFRALKLWFHLMDVGVEGVQALVRRDLGNAQWFKDRVDAAADWERLAPVPFQTICVRHVPAALKGDEAALKAHNLELARRVNEGGEAYITPALLKGKQILRVSIGATATERAEVQALWVLLNEAAAP; translated from the coding sequence ATGGACGCGCAGGACTTCCGCCGCTTCGGGCACCAGTTGATCGATTGGGTCGCGGATTACCGGGAGGGCCTCGCCAGCCGCCCCGTCATGAGCGAGGCGCAGCCGGGCGACATCCGCGCGAAGTTTCCCGCGCACCCGCCGCAGAAGGGCGGGCGGCTTGACGAAGCCGTGGCCGCGCTCGACCGCGACGTGCTCCCAGGCATCACGCATTGGAACCACCCGAGCTTCTTCGCCTACTTCCCCAGCAATACGAGCTACGCGTCGATCCTCGCGGATTTGGTAATCGCCGGACTCGGCGCACAAGGCATGAGCTGGCAGACGAGCCCCGCCGCGACCGAGGTGGAGGAAGTCGTCATGGACTGGCTTCGGCAGATGGTGGGTCTTGGCGAGGCATTTACGGGCGTCATCCACGACACGGCCAGTACCGCGACCCTCACCGCCCTTCTCAGCGCCCGCGAGCGCGCCTCGAACTTCAGCCAGAACGGCCGGGGACTTCAGTCCGGCGACGCGCCGCTTGTAGTGTATGCCTCCGACCAGAGCCACAGCAGCATCGAGAAGGCGGCGCTGCTCGCCGGTTTCGGCCGCGATCATCTGCGCCTCATCGAGACCGACGACGACCACGCGATCCGGCTCGATCTGCTGGAAGCGGCCATCGCCGAGGATGTGCGCCGCGGCTTGCGCCCCTGCGCCGTCATCGCCTGCATCGGCACCACGGGCACCACCGCCGTCGATCCGCTGGCGAAAATCGCCGACATCGCTGCGCGCTTCGGCCCGTGGCTCCACGTCGACGCCGCAATGGCGGGCACCGCGATGGTGCTGCCCGAATGCCGCGACCACTGGACGGGTATCGAACGCGCCGACTCGCTGGTCTTCAATCCGCACAAGTGGATGGGCGTCGGCTTCGACTTCAGCGCCTATTACGTGCGCGACCCGGAGCATCTGATCCGCGTCATGAGCACCAATCCGAGCTATCTCCAGACGAAGCAGGACGGCGCGGTGAAGAATTACCGCGACTGGCATATCCAGCTCGGCCGACGCTTCCGCGCGCTCAAGCTCTGGTTCCATCTCATGGATGTGGGTGTCGAGGGCGTGCAGGCGCTCGTGCGGCGCGACCTTGGCAATGCGCAATGGTTCAAGGACCGGGTCGACGCCGCTGCCGATTGGGAACGCCTCGCGCCGGTGCCGTTTCAGACCATCTGCGTCCGCCATGTCCCCGCCGCGCTCAAGGGCGACGAGGCCGCGCTGAAGGCGCACAATCTGGAATTGGCGCGAAGGGTGAATGAAGGCGGCGAGGCCTACATCACGCCCGCCCTCCTCAAGGGGAAGCAGATCCTGCGAGTGAGCATCGGCGCAACCGCGACCGAGCGCGCGGAGGTGCAAGCGCTGTGGGTGCTGCTGAACGAGGCGGCCGCTCCTTAA
- a CDS encoding PaaI family thioesterase, which produces MTPPKMTAAEVSAFLVQVFPQFAIGRSYKIEETRHGFARMHMVYGDHLLRPGGTISGPAMFTLADVAMYAAVLATIGPVALAVTTSLTINFLRKPEPRDMIGEARMLKLGKRLAVGEIGLVSEGESELAAHATATYSVPPH; this is translated from the coding sequence CTGACCCCGCCGAAGATGACGGCCGCCGAGGTGAGCGCCTTTCTCGTGCAGGTTTTCCCGCAGTTCGCTATCGGGCGCTCCTACAAGATCGAGGAAACCCGCCACGGCTTCGCGCGCATGCACATGGTCTACGGCGATCACCTGCTGCGGCCCGGCGGCACGATTTCGGGCCCCGCGATGTTCACGCTCGCCGATGTGGCGATGTATGCGGCCGTGCTCGCCACCATCGGCCCGGTCGCGCTCGCGGTCACGACGAGCCTCACGATCAACTTTCTCCGCAAGCCCGAGCCGCGCGACATGATCGGCGAGGCGCGCATGCTGAAGCTCGGCAAGCGACTCGCGGTCGGCGAGATCGGGCTCGTCTCGGAGGGCGAGAGCGAGCTTGCGGCGCACGCAACGGCCACCTATTCGGTGCCGCCGCATTGA
- the rplM gene encoding 50S ribosomal protein L13 → MATFSAKPSDIEKKWILIDAEGLVVGRLATIIANRLRGKHKPTFTPHMDDGDNIIVINAAKVVFTGNKLHDKIYYRHTNHPGGIKERRPFEVLGSKFPGRVLEKAVERMVPRGPLGRQQMTNLRIYPGAEHPHAAQNPETLDVRALNSKNVARAR, encoded by the coding sequence ATGGCAACCTTTTCCGCTAAACCATCCGACATCGAGAAGAAGTGGATTCTGATCGATGCCGAGGGCCTCGTGGTCGGCCGCCTCGCGACGATCATCGCGAACCGACTGCGCGGCAAGCACAAGCCCACCTTTACCCCGCACATGGATGACGGCGACAACATCATCGTCATCAACGCCGCGAAAGTCGTCTTCACCGGCAACAAGTTGCACGACAAGATCTACTATCGCCACACCAACCATCCCGGCGGCATCAAGGAACGGCGTCCGTTCGAGGTGCTCGGCAGCAAGTTCCCCGGTCGCGTGCTTGAAAAGGCCGTTGAGCGCATGGTTCCGCGCGGTCCGCTCGGTCGTCAGCAGATGACGAACCTTCGCATCTATCCGGGTGCGGAGCATCCGCACGCTGCGCAAAATCCTGAGACGCTCGATGTCCGGGCTCTGAACTCCAAGAACGTGGCGAGGGCCCGCTGA
- the rpsI gene encoding 30S ribosomal protein S9: MSETSAKTFSGLDKGAATAAPVAEDRSRPVHVQKLDAHGRAYATGKRKNAVARVWVKPGVGKIVVNDKDHEAYFARPVLQMILKQPLVTANRLSQYDIYATVAGGGLSGQAGAVRHGLSKALTYYEPELRTILKKEGFLTRDSRVVERKKYGKAKARRSFQFSKR; encoded by the coding sequence ATGTCTGAGACAAGCGCAAAGACCTTTTCCGGTCTCGACAAGGGCGCCGCAACCGCCGCTCCCGTCGCCGAGGATCGCTCGCGTCCGGTTCACGTCCAGAAGCTCGACGCTCACGGCCGCGCTTACGCGACCGGCAAGCGCAAGAACGCCGTCGCCCGCGTCTGGGTGAAGCCCGGCGTCGGCAAGATCGTGGTCAACGACAAGGATCATGAGGCGTATTTCGCGCGCCCCGTGCTCCAGATGATCCTGAAGCAGCCGCTCGTGACCGCCAACCGCCTCAGCCAGTACGACATCTACGCGACTGTCGCCGGCGGCGGCCTCTCCGGTCAGGCGGGCGCGGTTCGCCATGGCCTGTCGAAGGCGCTCACCTATTACGAGCCGGAGCTTCGCACGATCCTCAAGAAGGAAGGCTTCCTCACCCGCGACAGCCGCGTGGTGGAACGCAAGAAGTACGGCAAGGCCAAAGCCCGCCGCAGCTTCCAGTTCTCGAAGCGCTAA
- the argC gene encoding N-acetyl-gamma-glutamyl-phosphate reductase: MPNTTGEKIKIGVIGASGYTGADLIRLAACHPGMEISALAANTHAGKPLADVFPHLGFVDAPPLVKAEEVDWSSLDAVFCGLPHGTAQDIIATLPESVKVIDMSADFRLKDTSTYAKWYGREHAATHLLEGAAYGLTEHNREAIRAARLVACPGCYPTATLLALLPLVAAKLVDASDIIVDAKSGVSGAGRSLKQNILFSEAGEGLSPYAIAGHRHAPEIEQEISKAAGANVFVNFTPHLVPMSRGELVTCYVRLAGGHTAADLAAALAERYTGEPFVKLAPKGTLPSTQFVRGSNFCMIGVYADRIPGRAIVVSAIDNLVKGSAGQAVQNFNLMFGFEETAGIAQQPLFP; encoded by the coding sequence ATGCCAAATACCACGGGCGAAAAAATTAAAATCGGCGTGATCGGAGCGAGCGGCTATACGGGGGCGGATCTCATCCGCCTTGCCGCCTGCCATCCGGGCATGGAAATCTCGGCGCTCGCGGCGAACACGCACGCGGGCAAGCCGCTGGCGGACGTTTTCCCGCATCTCGGTTTCGTCGACGCGCCGCCGCTCGTCAAGGCGGAGGAGGTCGACTGGTCGAGCCTAGATGCCGTGTTCTGCGGGCTTCCGCACGGCACCGCGCAGGACATCATCGCCACGCTGCCTGAAAGCGTGAAGGTTATCGACATGTCCGCCGACTTCCGGCTGAAGGACACGTCCACCTACGCGAAATGGTACGGCCGCGAGCACGCGGCGACGCATCTCCTCGAAGGCGCGGCCTACGGGCTGACGGAGCATAATCGCGAGGCGATCCGGGCCGCGCGGCTCGTCGCATGCCCCGGCTGCTATCCGACCGCAACACTGCTCGCCCTGCTTCCGCTCGTCGCCGCGAAGCTGGTCGACGCGTCCGACATCATCGTCGACGCGAAGTCGGGCGTGTCCGGCGCGGGGCGCTCGCTGAAGCAGAACATCCTGTTCTCGGAGGCGGGCGAAGGGCTTTCGCCCTACGCCATCGCGGGCCACCGTCACGCACCCGAAATCGAGCAGGAAATCTCGAAGGCTGCGGGCGCGAACGTGTTCGTCAATTTCACGCCGCATCTCGTGCCGATGAGCCGGGGCGAACTCGTCACGTGCTATGTGAGGCTCGCTGGCGGCCACACCGCCGCCGATCTCGCCGCCGCGTTGGCCGAGCGCTACACGGGCGAGCCTTTCGTCAAGCTCGCGCCCAAGGGCACACTGCCCTCCACGCAGTTCGTACGCGGATCGAATTTCTGCATGATCGGGGTCTATGCCGACCGCATTCCCGGCCGCGCGATCGTCGTCTCCGCCATCGACAACCTCGTAAAGGGGTCTGCCGGACAGGCGGTGCAGAATTTCAACCTCATGTTCGGCTTCGAGGAAACGGCGGGCATCGCCCAGCAACCGCTGTTCCCCTGA
- a CDS encoding extensin family protein, with amino-acid sequence MFFSARCYRPTVLAGASAFAALCLLLQPASAAPAGVFQIVKAPPSLAVEARRRHRGYRHRRGRSPAKDGAEETQARKSQPQGGRSDVSTAPPAAGSKAAPREARDPLPLPAFPTAPPEATSSAEPEPQKPPQPPALPEATAAVAPKTAAPEAQGLATPAQPPSLAVSTPEAPSKPAEVFGPPPPPIVWTQAEIEAARRDCDWRLPALGVVHERLDPLREGACGTPAPIRLKALEEKIGPAVTFAPAPTITCKLGEAMRRWFAEVVQPKAKEHLNATVVRVGAMSGYDCRSRNGGFSQRISQHAYANALDIGSFVTARGEKIVLEDHWDAGDERAAFLRAIHAGACRIFGTTLGPEANDAHSNHLHLDMTERRSPLCDFTGAEARAREAQRRAEALAAKQAATPVPVSGALPSKETPVVYGPPLPPVPVSGKAPPSEKPVTVAPAPVPAAAPAVREAAIPKAIAEKSVEKPRAQKAAETRRRKPIRRRARLPFGIRF; translated from the coding sequence ATGTTTTTTTCGGCGCGGTGCTACAGACCGACTGTTCTCGCGGGCGCTTCGGCGTTCGCTGCGCTTTGCTTGCTGCTGCAGCCCGCGTCGGCCGCGCCAGCGGGGGTGTTTCAGATCGTGAAGGCCCCGCCGTCGCTGGCGGTGGAAGCGCGCCGAAGACATCGCGGCTATCGGCACAGGCGCGGGCGCAGCCCGGCGAAGGACGGTGCGGAGGAAACGCAAGCCCGGAAATCGCAGCCGCAGGGCGGGCGAAGCGACGTTTCGACCGCGCCACCCGCCGCAGGAAGCAAAGCCGCCCCGCGTGAGGCGCGCGATCCGCTGCCGCTCCCTGCCTTTCCGACTGCCCCGCCTGAGGCGACTTCGAGCGCGGAGCCGGAGCCTCAGAAGCCCCCGCAGCCGCCGGCGCTGCCCGAGGCCACGGCGGCGGTTGCGCCGAAAACGGCCGCGCCGGAAGCGCAAGGGCTCGCCACGCCCGCTCAACCGCCGTCGCTTGCCGTGTCCACGCCCGAAGCGCCATCGAAACCCGCCGAAGTCTTCGGCCCGCCACCCCCGCCGATCGTCTGGACGCAGGCCGAAATCGAAGCCGCGCGACGCGATTGCGACTGGCGCCTGCCCGCGCTGGGCGTTGTCCATGAGCGCCTCGACCCGTTACGCGAGGGCGCGTGCGGCACGCCTGCACCCATCCGCCTGAAGGCGCTCGAAGAGAAGATCGGACCCGCGGTCACCTTCGCGCCCGCTCCGACGATCACGTGCAAGCTGGGTGAAGCGATGCGGCGCTGGTTCGCAGAGGTCGTGCAGCCGAAGGCGAAGGAGCATCTGAACGCAACCGTCGTTCGCGTCGGTGCGATGTCCGGCTACGACTGCCGCTCGCGCAACGGAGGCTTTTCCCAGCGGATCAGCCAGCATGCTTATGCGAATGCGCTCGACATCGGCTCATTCGTCACTGCGCGCGGCGAAAAGATCGTGCTCGAAGATCATTGGGACGCGGGCGACGAGCGCGCCGCCTTCCTGCGTGCCATCCACGCGGGCGCATGCCGCATATTCGGCACCACGCTTGGGCCGGAGGCGAACGATGCGCACAGTAACCACCTCCATCTCGACATGACGGAGCGGCGAAGCCCCCTGTGCGATTTCACGGGTGCGGAGGCACGCGCGAGAGAAGCGCAACGGAGGGCGGAAGCGCTGGCTGCGAAACAGGCGGCGACGCCCGTCCCAGTCAGTGGCGCGTTGCCGTCGAAGGAAACGCCGGTTGTCTACGGGCCGCCGCTCCCACCGGTTCCCGTCAGCGGCAAGGCACCGCCAAGCGAGAAGCCGGTGACGGTAGCGCCCGCTCCCGTTCCAGCGGCTGCACCCGCCGTGCGCGAGGCAGCGATACCGAAAGCCATAGCGGAGAAGTCAGTCGAAAAGCCGCGCGCGCAAAAGGCGGCCGAAACACGCCGCCGCAAGCCAATCCGCCGCCGTGCGAGGTTGCCCTTCGGCATCCGCTTTTAA
- the glcF gene encoding glycolate oxidase subunit GlcF: METNFTLAQLRDPRMKEADAILRKCVHCGFCIATCPTYLMLGDERDSPRGRIYLIKTMLEGKATPKQIRPHIDRCLSCYSCMTTCPSGVDYRHLSDYARQIIETSSTRAPGDEAIRKLIRTVLPYPKRFRTALAGVFLALPFRRLLMRSRFKTIGAMLSLAPRSRVRSGVYTHAETVKTEKPRRGRVLLLRGCVQRVLKPGINDSTVRFLNHIGYDVVLSEGEGCCGSLTLHMGKEAEAKALAKVNIDVWHDARKNGPIDAIVINASGCGSTVKDYAHLFADDPAYADKARYVSSLAKDVSEFAALQKIDAPVGWSDIRVAYQSSCSMQHGQRVIEEPRQLLRNAGFTVVEIPEGHICCGSAGTYNMLQPDLAKELRERKLQAIASVKPDVVASGNVGCISQLAGPFPIVHTVELLDWAYGGPCPEPLKHLESRVRPLPREGESVEAEGALA, translated from the coding sequence ATGGAAACGAACTTCACCCTCGCGCAGCTTCGCGATCCCCGCATGAAGGAGGCCGACGCCATCCTTCGCAAATGCGTGCATTGCGGGTTCTGCATCGCGACATGCCCGACTTATCTGATGCTCGGCGACGAGCGCGACAGCCCGCGCGGGCGCATCTATCTCATCAAGACGATGCTCGAAGGCAAGGCCACGCCGAAGCAGATACGCCCGCATATCGATCGCTGCCTCTCGTGCTATTCGTGCATGACGACTTGCCCGAGCGGCGTGGACTATCGGCACCTGTCCGATTATGCGCGCCAGATCATCGAGACATCTTCCACCCGCGCGCCGGGAGACGAGGCGATCCGCAAGCTCATCCGCACGGTGCTGCCCTATCCGAAGCGGTTCCGCACCGCGCTCGCCGGTGTTTTCCTCGCGCTTCCCTTCCGGCGGCTGCTGATGCGTTCCCGCTTCAAGACCATCGGCGCGATGCTGAGCCTTGCCCCACGAAGCCGCGTCAGGAGCGGCGTCTATACCCATGCGGAGACGGTGAAGACGGAGAAGCCGCGCCGTGGCCGCGTCTTGCTGCTGCGTGGCTGCGTGCAGCGCGTGCTGAAGCCGGGCATCAACGATTCGACCGTGCGCTTCCTGAACCACATCGGTTATGACGTGGTGCTTTCGGAAGGCGAGGGCTGTTGCGGCTCGCTCACGCTGCACATGGGCAAGGAGGCCGAGGCGAAGGCGCTCGCGAAGGTCAACATCGACGTGTGGCACGACGCCCGCAAGAATGGTCCCATCGACGCCATCGTCATCAACGCATCGGGCTGCGGTTCGACCGTGAAAGATTACGCGCATCTGTTCGCCGACGATCCGGCCTATGCGGACAAGGCGCGCTATGTTTCGAGCTTGGCGAAGGATGTTTCCGAGTTTGCGGCCTTGCAGAAGATCGACGCACCCGTCGGCTGGAGCGACATACGCGTCGCCTATCAATCGTCGTGCTCGATGCAGCATGGCCAGCGCGTGATCGAGGAACCGCGTCAACTTCTGCGCAACGCGGGCTTTACCGTCGTTGAAATCCCGGAAGGGCACATTTGCTGCGGCTCGGCGGGCACCTACAACATGCTTCAGCCGGATCTCGCGAAGGAACTCAGGGAGCGCAAGCTTCAGGCCATCGCGAGCGTGAAACCCGATGTCGTGGCGAGCGGCAATGTGGGCTGCATCAGCCAGCTCGCGGGGCCGTTCCCCATCGTGCATACCGTGGAGCTTCTGGACTGGGCGTATGGCGGGCCATGCCCCGAGCCGCTGAAGCATCTCGAAAGCCGCGTCCGGCCGCTTCCGCGCGAGGGTGAAAGCGTCGAAGCGGAGGGCGCGCTTGCATAA
- a CDS encoding FAD-binding protein: protein MPDVTMPTTEAELADFVKAARASSTPIEVCGFRSKREAGRPANCAALVSTARLGGIVFYEPSELVVRARAGTPLHELEATLARKNQELAFEPTDLSRIYGKDSMAASLGSVAAMNISGPRRILKGAARDYLLGLRAINGEGETINAGGRVMKNVTGVDLTRGLCGSWGTLAVITELTFKVLPKAPETRTVFFVGLADEAAVGVMSAAMGTPYEVSGTIHLHGALVARLTDPEIAPAKTALTALRLEGSPQSLAHRVERLRRLLSPFGESYELDHERSRYLWADVRSLAFLSAQFDRPLWRISVAPSKAAPVVRALSAFLDVRAAYEWSGGLLWLELPPSADASVTDVRRVLAEYDADSMLMRAPRSVRSGIEVFHPQPVAKMNLVRALKKSFDPAGILNPGRMYAGV, encoded by the coding sequence ATGCCTGACGTAACCATGCCGACAACCGAGGCGGAACTCGCCGATTTCGTCAAGGCCGCGCGAGCTTCGAGCACGCCGATCGAAGTGTGCGGCTTCCGCTCCAAGCGCGAGGCCGGGCGTCCGGCAAACTGCGCCGCCCTGGTCTCAACCGCGCGGCTGGGCGGCATAGTGTTCTACGAACCATCGGAACTCGTCGTGCGGGCGCGTGCTGGCACGCCGCTTCACGAACTCGAAGCCACGCTGGCGCGGAAAAATCAGGAACTGGCTTTCGAGCCGACCGACCTTTCCCGCATCTACGGCAAGGACTCGATGGCCGCGAGCCTCGGCTCGGTGGCGGCGATGAACATTTCCGGGCCTCGCCGCATTCTCAAAGGTGCGGCCCGCGATTACCTGCTGGGGCTTCGCGCCATCAACGGAGAGGGCGAGACCATCAACGCAGGCGGACGCGTCATGAAGAATGTGACCGGAGTAGACCTCACGCGCGGCCTTTGCGGCTCATGGGGGACGCTTGCGGTTATCACGGAATTGACCTTCAAGGTGCTGCCCAAGGCGCCGGAGACGCGCACCGTGTTTTTCGTCGGTCTCGCGGACGAAGCCGCCGTCGGCGTGATGAGCGCGGCCATGGGCACGCCTTACGAGGTTTCCGGCACGATCCACCTTCACGGCGCGCTCGTCGCGCGGCTCACCGATCCCGAGATAGCACCCGCGAAGACCGCACTCACCGCGCTCAGGCTTGAGGGGAGCCCGCAGAGCCTCGCGCACCGTGTGGAGCGGCTGCGGCGTCTGTTGTCGCCCTTCGGCGAATCCTACGAACTCGACCACGAGCGTTCGCGTTACCTTTGGGCGGATGTCCGCTCGCTGGCTTTTCTCTCCGCGCAATTCGACCGGCCGCTCTGGCGAATTTCCGTCGCGCCGTCCAAGGCCGCGCCTGTCGTCCGGGCGCTGTCCGCGTTCCTCGACGTCCGCGCTGCCTATGAATGGTCGGGCGGGCTGCTTTGGCTCGAACTGCCGCCCTCCGCCGACGCGAGCGTGACCGACGTGCGCCGCGTGCTGGCCGAATACGACGCGGATTCGATGCTCATGCGCGCGCCCCGCTCGGTGCGCTCCGGCATCGAGGTTTTCCACCCGCAGCCTGTCGCCAAGATGAACCTCGTGCGTGCGCTGAAGAAGTCGTTCGATCCTGCGGGAATTCTTAACCCCGGGCGGATGTACGCGGGAGTTTGA
- a CDS encoding FAD-binding oxidoreductase, which produces MSVIMPKEDLRTLSRRQAIISGLSAAVGSGTLISDEAGLRAFETDALTAYRQPPLAVVLPRSTSEVVSIARFCSENCVKLVARGAGTSLSGGAIPTGDAIVIGLSRMNRVLDVNFLDRTATVEAGITNLAISNAVAHARFFYAPDPSSQLACTIGGNIAMNSGGAHCLKYGVTTNNLLKLKMVLMDGEVVELGGDFLDGQGYDFLGLATGSEGQFGIVTEATVRILPQSEGARPMLIGFDSAEAAGNCVAAIIADGLIPVALEFMDKPAIRVCEEFAKADYPLDVEAMLIVEVEGSPAEIEDQIGRVGEIASRFNPKTLRVSQSDAQSAAIWKGRKAAFGAVGRVADYLCMDGVIPLGKLAEVLKEVEAIGNGHGLRVANIFHAGDGNLHPMIMYNANDEHEKVIAEQCGSDILKLCVDAGGCLTGEHGVGIEKRELMRYQYSEAELLQQMRVKAAFDPQWLLNYGKVFPLDLQERFAAEARAHA; this is translated from the coding sequence ATGTCCGTCATCATGCCAAAAGAGGATCTGCGCACCTTGAGCCGAAGGCAAGCGATCATATCGGGGCTGTCCGCAGCTGTCGGTAGCGGCACGCTCATAAGCGACGAAGCCGGGCTTCGGGCCTTTGAAACGGATGCCCTTACCGCCTACAGACAGCCGCCGCTAGCGGTCGTCTTGCCAAGATCGACGAGCGAGGTTGTTTCTATCGCAAGGTTTTGCAGCGAGAACTGCGTCAAATTGGTCGCCCGCGGCGCGGGTACGTCGCTTTCCGGCGGCGCGATACCGACCGGTGACGCAATTGTGATCGGCCTGTCCCGCATGAATCGGGTGCTCGACGTAAACTTTCTCGACCGTACGGCCACCGTGGAGGCAGGTATCACCAACCTTGCCATTTCCAACGCCGTTGCGCATGCGCGCTTCTTCTATGCGCCGGACCCGTCGAGCCAGCTTGCATGCACGATCGGCGGCAACATCGCGATGAATTCCGGTGGTGCGCACTGTCTGAAATACGGCGTGACCACCAATAATCTTCTCAAGCTGAAAATGGTCCTGATGGACGGCGAGGTGGTCGAACTCGGCGGCGATTTCCTGGACGGCCAGGGCTACGATTTCCTTGGCCTTGCAACCGGCTCCGAAGGGCAGTTCGGCATCGTGACCGAGGCAACCGTTCGCATTCTACCGCAGTCGGAAGGCGCGCGACCCATGCTCATCGGCTTCGATTCCGCTGAAGCCGCAGGCAATTGCGTCGCCGCCATCATCGCCGATGGTCTCATTCCGGTGGCGCTTGAATTCATGGACAAGCCAGCGATCCGCGTCTGCGAGGAGTTCGCGAAAGCGGATTATCCGCTCGACGTGGAAGCCATGCTGATCGTGGAGGTCGAAGGCTCGCCCGCCGAGATCGAGGACCAGATCGGCCGCGTCGGCGAGATCGCAAGCCGGTTCAATCCGAAGACGCTGCGTGTCAGCCAGAGCGACGCCCAATCCGCAGCCATCTGGAAAGGCCGCAAGGCCGCGTTCGGAGCGGTCGGGCGCGTCGCAGACTATTTGTGTATGGACGGCGTCATCCCGCTCGGCAAACTCGCCGAGGTACTGAAGGAGGTGGAAGCCATCGGCAACGGACACGGCCTCAGGGTCGCGAATATCTTCCACGCCGGCGACGGAAATCTCCACCCGATGATCATGTACAACGCGAATGACGAACACGAAAAAGTGATCGCCGAGCAATGCGGTTCCGACATTCTGAAGCTCTGCGTTGACGCGGGCGGGTGCCTTACTGGCGAGCATGGCGTCGGCATCGAAAAGCGCGAACTGATGCGCTATCAGTATTCCGAAGCCGAACTTCTCCAGCAGATGCGCGTCAAGGCGGCTTTCGATCCCCAATGGCTCCTGAATTACGGCAAGGTCTTCCCGCTCGATCTTCAGGAGCGCTTCGCCGCCGAGGCCCGCGCACATGCCTGA
- a CDS encoding LysR family transcriptional regulator encodes MTSIADLEIFARVVTAGSMSAAGRELDLSPAVVSKRISHLETRLGTRLFHRTTRQLQLTETGRGFYERVVQILATVQEAEAFVSSGHQRAGGSLKITAPTGFSRLHIAPYLGQFLKQYPDLSIEIIATDMMLDIVREGIDVAIRISELDDSSLVAKKLAPCRRLFVATPEYLKEHGTPKTLADLAKHKILVENNVTWRVQGPEGDVSLKLSGEIKTNSSEIVHQALVTNCGIALRATWQIREELLSKKLVHVLPQYREAPGVAVYAVYPDKQYIPTRLRVFVDFLASIYGPAPYWDEGLELSGRATKKPNSVNAQAVADA; translated from the coding sequence GTGACTTCGATTGCAGACCTCGAGATTTTTGCTCGAGTTGTGACCGCCGGAAGCATGTCAGCCGCCGGCCGCGAACTCGACCTTTCCCCCGCTGTCGTAAGCAAGCGCATTAGCCATCTCGAAACGCGACTTGGTACGAGACTTTTCCATCGTACCACCCGGCAGCTTCAGTTGACCGAGACGGGACGCGGTTTTTACGAGCGGGTTGTTCAAATTCTCGCGACGGTACAGGAAGCGGAGGCGTTCGTCTCCTCTGGCCACCAGCGCGCGGGCGGCTCGCTCAAGATCACCGCACCGACCGGATTCAGCAGGCTGCATATTGCGCCGTATCTCGGCCAGTTTCTCAAGCAGTATCCCGACCTCAGCATCGAGATCATCGCGACGGACATGATGCTCGACATCGTGCGCGAAGGCATCGACGTCGCCATCCGGATTTCCGAACTGGACGACTCGAGCCTCGTGGCGAAAAAGCTTGCGCCGTGCCGCAGGTTGTTCGTGGCGACGCCTGAATATCTGAAAGAGCACGGCACCCCGAAGACGCTCGCCGATCTTGCGAAGCACAAGATCCTCGTCGAAAACAACGTGACGTGGCGCGTCCAAGGCCCCGAAGGCGACGTCTCGCTCAAACTTTCTGGAGAGATCAAGACGAATTCGAGCGAGATCGTGCATCAGGCGCTCGTGACAAATTGTGGCATCGCGCTTCGGGCAACGTGGCAAATCCGCGAGGAGTTGCTTTCGAAAAAGCTCGTCCATGTGCTTCCCCAGTACCGCGAAGCACCGGGCGTCGCCGTGTATGCCGTCTACCCGGACAAGCAGTATATCCCGACACGCCTTCGCGTTTTCGTGGATTTTCTCGCGTCCATCTATGGGCCGGCGCCATATTGGGACGAAGGACTGGAACTGAGCGGACGTGCTACAAAGAAGCCCAACTCCGTGAACGCTCAGGCCGTCGCCGACGCTTGA